The DNA segment CCTGCACCGCGTCCAGGAACTTGACCTGGGCCTTGACCGTCTGCGCGACGAGGAACAGAATTTCCCCGATGACCTGCGGGCCGCCCGCGCCGAGCAGGGCCGCCTCAACAACGATCTGGAAGACACCGAGATCACCCTGGAAGGCGTGGACAAGCGCGTGCGCCAGCAGGAGCAGGACCTGGGCGGCACCCGCGAACAGATGGCCCGCGCCGCCGAGGAGCAGGAGAAGAACGCTTTCGACGCCCGCGCCCAGAGCCAGTACGGCAGCCGGATTCAGCAGCTCGGTGAGCGCGCCGACGAGATGGCCGAAGATCTGGTGCCGCTGCGCGAGCGTCAGCGCGAACTGAACGAACGGGCCGCCGATCTGCGTGCCCAGCACCGCGCCCTGCGCCCCAGCCTGAACACGATGGAAGAGAAGGACGAGGCCCGCATTGAGGACCTGCGCGCCCAGGGTGAGGCAGACCGCCAGGAACGCGCCGCGCTGGTCAGTGATCTGGACACCCGCACCGTGCGCGAGTACGACATGATCCGCAAGGCCAAGAAGGGTCTGGGCGTCGTGGAGATCAAGGGCGGGCGCTGCACCGGCTGCAACGTGGTGTTGCCCATTAACGTGCAGCAGAAAGCCGCGCTGGGCAAGTTGCCCCCCGTGAAGTGCCCATCCTGCGGACGCTTCCTGATCCGGCTGGATCTGGAGTCAGCAGAGTAAGGGAAGCGCGGTCAGTTCGGCTAATCCCCTCTTAAAAACCCGCCTCCCCGAACACCGCCCTGATCTCCTCTTTCCCCAGGCCCGATCCCAGCAGCGTCAGCAGCAGGATGCGGGCCTTGTGGGCGTTCAGGAAGCTGGCGGGAATGGCCCCGGCTTTCACCAGCGTCGCGCCGCCGCCCGTGTAGCCGTAGACCGGCAGCACGGGTCCGGCGTGGGTGCGGGTGGCAATGATTACTGGCTGCTGCGTGGCAGCGATCAGGGGCAGCAACTCGGCGGGCAGGTTCCCGGTGCCCAGGGCCGCGATCACGATGCCGTCGGCGTCCGCCTGCGCCCCCGCGTAGCCCTCGCCGCGCCAGCCCGCGTAGGCGTACAGGATGTCCACGCGGGCATTCAGGCTGCCGGGCACGTAGGTGCGGCGCTGTTCGGGGGTGGCGAAGAACCGGACATGCGCCGTGTCCACTGTTCCATTGCTGGTGCGGTCAATCCGCCCGATGGGGCCGGGATAGCCGCCGAACGCGTCAACGGCGGTGGTATGCACCTTGGTCACGGTACGCGCGTCGAAAATGTCGCCGCCAAAGACCACCAGCGGACCTCTTCCGGTACTTTGTGAATGCAAAGCCACCCCGGCGGCGTCCAGCAGGTTGGCTGGGCCGTCCCAGGACACCTCGCCCGCATGCCGCATGCTGCCGGTTAGGACGACGGGCGTGGGCGTATCCAGCAATAGATGCAAGGCGAAGGCCGTTTCCTCCAGCGTATCGGTGCCGTGCGTCACGACAATTCCATCATGTTCGGGCGCAAGCTGCCGGATCAGCCCTGCCAGCTCCAGCATGTGCGCGGGTGTGATGTG comes from the Deinococcus sp. AJ005 genome and includes:
- a CDS encoding zinc ribbon domain-containing protein codes for the protein MTDLSPLRRLHRVQELDLGLDRLRDEEQNFPDDLRAARAEQGRLNNDLEDTEITLEGVDKRVRQQEQDLGGTREQMARAAEEQEKNAFDARAQSQYGSRIQQLGERADEMAEDLVPLRERQRELNERAADLRAQHRALRPSLNTMEEKDEARIEDLRAQGEADRQERAALVSDLDTRTVREYDMIRKAKKGLGVVEIKGGRCTGCNVVLPINVQQKAALGKLPPVKCPSCGRFLIRLDLESAE
- a CDS encoding asparaginase codes for the protein MQRSTVQQQRPSKRLAVIHTGGTIASRPSPDGRGLTPQQAPSVPGLADVEVHDFHPFNLPSPHITPAHMLELAGLIRQLAPEHDGIVVTHGTDTLEETAFALHLLLDTPTPVVLTGSMRHAGEVSWDGPANLLDAAGVALHSQSTGRGPLVVFGGDIFDARTVTKVHTTAVDAFGGYPGPIGRIDRTSNGTVDTAHVRFFATPEQRRTYVPGSLNARVDILYAYAGWRGEGYAGAQADADGIVIAALGTGNLPAELLPLIAATQQPVIIATRTHAGPVLPVYGYTGGGATLVKAGAIPASFLNAHKARILLLTLLGSGLGKEEIRAVFGEAGF